A window of the Lactuca sativa cultivar Salinas chromosome 5, Lsat_Salinas_v11, whole genome shotgun sequence genome harbors these coding sequences:
- the LOC111899110 gene encoding peroxiredoxin Q, chloroplastic: MASLVKPSLSSSLPACNATTQTPKQYPSANNPFKSSQSHFHGLKLSLSIPSSFSSFTPLISKTSPIVSAKVNKGSVPPSFTLKDQDGKTVSLSKFKGKPLVVYFYPADETPGCTKQACAFRDSYEKFKKAGAQVIGISGDDAESHKAFAKKYRLPFTLLSDEGNKVRKEWGVPSDLFGTLPGRQTYVLDKNGVVQLVYNNQFQPEKHIDETLKLLQSL, translated from the exons ATGGCGTCTTTGGTAAAACCATCTCTTTCTTCTTCGCTTCCTGCCTGTAATGCTACTACTCAAACCCCCAAACAATACCCTTCTGCTAATAATCCCTTCAAATCTTCTCAATCCCATTTCCATGGGCTTAAACTCTCCCTTTCGATCCCATCTTCCTTCTCTTCGTTTACTCCTTTGATTAGCAAGACCTCTCCCATTGTTTCTGCTAAG GTAAACAAAGGGTCTGTGCCCCCATCGTTCACGCTTAAAGATCAAGATGGTAAAACTGTGAGCCTCTCGAAATTCAAAGGCAAGCCTCTTGTTGTCTATTTCTACCCTGCTGATGAAACCCCTGGTTGCACTAAACAG GCATGTGCATTCAGGGActcttatgaaaaattcaagaaaGCAGGAGCCCAGGTTATCGGGATTAGTGGTGATGATGCAGAATCACACAAG GCATTTGCAAAGAAATACAGACTCCCATTTACCTTGCTGAGTGATGAGGGTAATAAAGTCAGAAAAGAATGGGGAGTCCCTTCTGATCTTTTTGGAACATTGCCTGGTAGACAGACGTATGTTCTTGACAAAAATGGAGTTGTTCAGCTTGTTTACAACAATCAATTCCAGCCTGAAAAGCACATTGATGAGACCTTGAAGTTGCTTCAGAGTCTTTAA